Proteins encoded in a region of the Gallalistipes aquisgranensis genome:
- a CDS encoding SusC/RagA family TonB-linked outer membrane protein: MRKEATFISFGGQTRRTAGLVLLLLACLSLPALADGVTPGSASAKEDQPARRTVTGTVTDAQGNPLTGAAIVVSDSTSIGTLSDEKGAFRLTVPARSTLLVSFLGYKSLKLPVLNRERLKIVLEEEAEQMEDVIVVGYGTQEKSDLTGSIASIKADDIKELPARSVAEALQGKVAGVMVSKTDGKPGSGSDIVIRGVGSINGLNPLFVIDGVAVDNNSNYNLNDIASIEVIKDASAAAIYGSRAAGGVVLITTKKGSYNTKAQVSFTSRVGIRRMADRYDLLGTADYIRVKQELGENYPLWSDPSKLPDTDWYDEIYRDGVEQSYNLSVTGGSEKFRYYLSGAYERENGIQKNNYWERISARLNVDYKMNKAVTVGTRIYLARLRSNPYTESYPWITIPYMSVYNPDGTFAAVPEGVDFSGGNPVANIAKNHQKVSDLMTNADLYFDWEIVKGLKLNVTGAAQLGGGYDDYYAEANDLGRSPSKDSYNKGLNYAEQYTFTSTLTYGRVFGKKHNFKIMVGYEAKSAQYADLSATATDFPVDNPLSFALSTNANKTASGALSEDRFLSQFSRLNYSFDNRYLLTVNVRRDGSPKFGPKNRWGVFPSVSVGWKISEEPFFKRWNQEWLTSVKPRFSWGILGNDQALNNFSYLMAFQNVTNHSFDGNSSVGGYNNIKVINEDIKWESIYNTNVGLDLELFRHRLAISFDYYQRITKNMIYAMSAPNSSGITQMPSLTTMSTMPVNIGRIDNKGWELLVTYRNNIGYFNYAISGNVSQNRNRVVDLGLPTAYIYGGGGWPNTGLSPCKTVNGQPISQFWGLQTDGMITSQEEIDALNRNAQAHGHDYYHQRLTGVGDLKYVDRNGDGIINDEDCTFIGNPWPTVQYGFNISLEYKGIDFTADFTGVAGNDVMNLAKSFTQSVQQGANTSTEVFRASYFLGNGLTDRPRIMAFDRDNGNAPVKDPNYNYQRYSDYFVEDGSYLKLKNVTLGYTLPREWTRKVKIDRLRIYVTGSNLLTFTKFSGLDPEFSTTAKTAYGVYYNNTYPQTRMISFGLDINF, from the coding sequence ATGAGAAAAGAAGCGACATTCATCTCTTTCGGCGGACAGACACGACGGACGGCGGGGCTCGTCCTGCTCCTGCTGGCCTGCCTGTCACTGCCCGCACTGGCAGACGGGGTGACCCCCGGATCCGCCTCGGCAAAAGAAGACCAACCGGCCCGCCGCACCGTCACGGGAACCGTAACGGACGCCCAAGGCAATCCGCTCACCGGCGCCGCCATCGTCGTGAGCGACTCCACCTCGATCGGCACGCTCTCCGACGAAAAGGGCGCCTTCCGGCTCACGGTGCCCGCCCGCTCCACCCTGCTCGTCTCCTTCCTCGGCTACAAAAGCCTGAAGCTGCCCGTCCTGAACCGGGAACGGCTGAAGATCGTACTGGAAGAGGAGGCCGAACAGATGGAGGACGTGATCGTGGTGGGCTACGGCACCCAGGAGAAATCCGACCTGACGGGTTCGATCGCCTCCATCAAGGCCGACGACATCAAGGAGCTCCCGGCCCGGTCGGTCGCCGAAGCCCTCCAGGGCAAGGTGGCGGGCGTCATGGTCTCCAAGACCGACGGCAAACCGGGCAGCGGCTCCGACATCGTGATCCGCGGGGTGGGTTCGATCAACGGACTGAACCCGCTCTTCGTCATCGACGGCGTGGCCGTGGACAACAACAGCAACTACAATCTGAACGACATCGCCTCCATCGAGGTCATCAAGGACGCGAGCGCGGCCGCCATCTACGGTTCGCGGGCCGCCGGAGGCGTGGTGCTCATCACCACCAAGAAGGGCAGCTACAACACCAAGGCACAGGTCTCCTTCACCAGCCGGGTCGGCATCCGCCGCATGGCCGACCGCTACGACCTGCTGGGCACCGCCGACTACATCCGCGTGAAGCAGGAACTCGGCGAGAACTATCCGCTCTGGAGCGACCCCTCGAAACTCCCCGACACCGACTGGTACGACGAAATCTACCGCGACGGCGTGGAACAGAGCTACAACCTTTCGGTCACCGGCGGCAGCGAGAAGTTCCGCTACTACCTCTCGGGCGCCTACGAACGTGAGAACGGCATCCAGAAGAACAACTACTGGGAACGCATCTCGGCCCGCCTGAACGTAGACTACAAGATGAACAAGGCCGTCACCGTCGGGACGCGCATCTATCTGGCCCGCCTGCGCAGCAACCCCTACACGGAGTCCTACCCGTGGATCACCATTCCCTACATGAGCGTCTACAACCCCGACGGCACGTTCGCCGCGGTCCCCGAAGGGGTCGACTTCTCCGGCGGCAACCCCGTAGCCAACATCGCCAAGAACCACCAGAAGGTCTCCGACCTGATGACCAACGCCGACCTCTACTTCGACTGGGAGATCGTCAAGGGTCTGAAGCTGAACGTCACCGGAGCGGCCCAGCTGGGCGGCGGCTACGACGACTACTACGCCGAAGCCAACGACCTGGGCCGTTCGCCCTCGAAGGACAGCTACAACAAGGGGCTGAACTACGCCGAACAGTACACCTTCACCTCGACCCTCACCTACGGCAGGGTCTTCGGCAAGAAACACAACTTCAAGATCATGGTGGGCTACGAGGCCAAGAGCGCCCAGTACGCCGACCTGAGCGCCACGGCCACGGACTTCCCCGTGGACAATCCCCTCTCGTTCGCCCTCTCCACCAACGCGAACAAAACCGCGTCGGGAGCCCTGAGCGAGGACCGCTTCCTCTCCCAGTTCAGCCGGCTGAACTACTCCTTCGACAACCGCTACCTGCTCACGGTCAACGTGCGCCGCGACGGCTCCCCGAAGTTCGGTCCGAAGAACCGCTGGGGCGTCTTCCCCTCGGTCTCGGTCGGCTGGAAAATCTCCGAGGAACCCTTCTTCAAGCGCTGGAACCAGGAGTGGCTCACCTCCGTCAAACCCCGCTTCAGCTGGGGCATCCTTGGCAACGACCAGGCACTCAACAACTTTTCCTACCTGATGGCCTTCCAGAACGTCACGAACCACTCCTTCGACGGCAACTCCTCGGTGGGCGGCTACAACAACATCAAGGTCATCAACGAGGACATCAAATGGGAGTCCATCTACAACACCAACGTCGGCCTCGACCTGGAACTGTTCCGCCACCGGCTCGCCATTTCGTTCGACTACTACCAGCGGATCACCAAGAACATGATCTACGCCATGTCGGCCCCCAACTCCTCGGGCATCACGCAGATGCCCTCGCTGACCACCATGAGCACGATGCCGGTCAACATCGGGCGCATCGACAACAAGGGCTGGGAACTGCTCGTCACCTACCGCAACAACATCGGCTACTTCAACTACGCGATCAGCGGTAACGTCTCCCAGAACCGGAACCGCGTGGTCGACCTCGGCCTGCCCACGGCCTACATCTACGGCGGAGGCGGCTGGCCCAACACGGGCCTCAGCCCCTGCAAGACGGTCAACGGACAGCCCATCAGCCAGTTCTGGGGCCTCCAGACCGACGGGATGATCACCTCCCAGGAGGAGATCGACGCCCTCAACCGCAACGCGCAGGCCCACGGCCACGACTACTACCACCAGCGTCTGACGGGCGTGGGCGACCTGAAATACGTCGACCGGAACGGCGACGGCATCATCAACGACGAGGACTGCACCTTCATCGGCAACCCGTGGCCCACCGTCCAGTACGGCTTCAACATCTCGCTGGAGTACAAGGGCATCGACTTCACGGCCGACTTCACGGGCGTGGCGGGCAACGACGTGATGAACCTGGCCAAATCCTTCACCCAGAGCGTACAGCAGGGGGCCAACACCTCCACCGAAGTCTTCCGCGCCTCCTACTTCCTGGGCAACGGACTGACCGACCGTCCCCGCATCATGGCCTTCGACCGCGACAACGGCAACGCCCCCGTGAAAGACCCCAACTACAACTACCAGCGCTATTCCGACTACTTCGTCGAGGACGGCTCCTACCTGAAACTGAAGAACGTGACCCTCGGCTACACCCTCCCCCGCGAGTGGACCCGCAAAGTGAAGATCGACCGCCTGCGCATCTACGTCACGGGCAGCAACCTGCTCACCTTCACGAAATTTTCGGGTCTCGACCCCGAATTCTCGACCACGGCGAAGACCGCCTACGGCGTCTATTACAACAACACCTATCCGCAGACCCGGATGATCTCCTTCGGGCTGGACATCAACTTCTAA
- a CDS encoding RagB/SusD family nutrient uptake outer membrane protein: MKKYLRTLRVSMAACLGAALMTGCGDAFLDLKDPNALSPGNFPTKLAHIDLLVNSVYGAQHHWLFLGNYWAGYVMYCLDHTIDLQFHEDQSWVDILAGEVKAGNSKVTDPWTALSMGVYYSNTALEEIAAYRLSAPSSESGQLDNYEGECLFFRAFYWWHMLSLYGQPQMDGVGIPIVRKVPKTLEEMYVGREKTGDCYQAIIDDLDKAVGLLTQTDNHRVTVWSAKAFRAKACFFAGQTERAKADLEDCILNSGKSLETFDRYRMMFNGYDQYEYNSESFYEMGNKADPTNGEVYGKVNTGSTLSLYYPPFCIAPDSTRTAMSYGNQYMHDRNLARFGYTDPAPLSSGVLKSEPRSDGSLRYYLSEEYMQQQQRHRDQLGREENGPDPRLFVCALQPFVDEVQMTIDGVNAYRKVAQVEFGKWWEMSPTTGNDPETFYGWPVRKYNYLDGHLADATRNVAGYNIYFIRLPDLYLMYAELLKDTDPQTALEYVNKVKRRAYNYPPDAPSPVDYTSLTDRTNAVDPADHLANDPLLYERWAEFFGEMRWWEDVRRLRLGKKEADYYKTVSGPGAAKTNIVWKDTNYAMPIPTSEFESNPNPAMCQTPGY; this comes from the coding sequence ATGAAAAAATACCTCAGAACCCTCCGCGTTTCGATGGCAGCCTGCCTCGGGGCCGCCCTGATGACGGGCTGCGGCGACGCCTTCCTCGACCTGAAAGACCCGAACGCCCTTTCGCCGGGCAACTTTCCCACCAAACTGGCCCACATCGACCTGCTGGTCAACTCGGTCTACGGCGCCCAGCACCACTGGCTCTTCCTGGGCAACTACTGGGCCGGTTACGTCATGTACTGCCTCGACCACACCATCGACCTCCAGTTCCACGAGGACCAGTCGTGGGTCGACATCCTCGCCGGCGAGGTGAAGGCGGGCAACAGCAAGGTCACCGACCCCTGGACGGCCCTGAGCATGGGCGTCTACTATTCGAACACGGCCCTCGAGGAGATCGCCGCCTACCGGCTCTCGGCCCCCTCGTCCGAGAGCGGACAGCTCGACAACTACGAGGGGGAGTGCCTCTTCTTCCGCGCCTTCTACTGGTGGCACATGCTCTCCCTCTACGGCCAGCCCCAGATGGACGGGGTCGGCATCCCGATCGTCCGCAAGGTCCCCAAGACGCTGGAGGAGATGTACGTCGGCCGTGAAAAGACGGGCGACTGCTACCAGGCCATCATCGACGATCTGGACAAGGCCGTGGGCCTGCTCACCCAGACCGACAACCACCGCGTGACGGTCTGGTCGGCCAAGGCCTTCCGTGCCAAAGCCTGCTTCTTCGCGGGACAGACCGAACGGGCCAAGGCCGACCTGGAGGACTGCATCCTCAACAGCGGCAAGAGCCTGGAGACGTTCGACCGCTACCGCATGATGTTCAACGGCTACGACCAGTACGAGTACAACAGCGAGTCGTTCTACGAGATGGGCAACAAGGCCGACCCGACCAACGGGGAGGTCTACGGCAAGGTCAACACGGGCTCCACCCTCTCGCTCTACTATCCGCCCTTCTGCATCGCGCCCGACAGCACCCGCACGGCCATGTCCTACGGCAACCAGTACATGCACGACCGCAACCTGGCCCGCTTCGGCTACACCGATCCCGCCCCCCTGTCGTCGGGCGTGCTGAAGTCGGAGCCGCGCTCCGACGGATCGCTCCGCTACTACCTCTCGGAGGAGTACATGCAGCAGCAACAGCGCCACCGCGACCAGCTCGGCCGCGAGGAGAACGGCCCCGATCCCCGGCTCTTCGTCTGCGCCCTCCAGCCCTTCGTGGACGAGGTGCAGATGACCATCGACGGCGTGAACGCCTACCGGAAGGTGGCCCAGGTCGAGTTCGGCAAATGGTGGGAGATGAGCCCCACCACGGGCAACGACCCGGAGACCTTCTACGGCTGGCCCGTGCGCAAGTACAACTACCTCGACGGCCACCTGGCCGACGCCACGCGCAACGTCGCCGGCTACAACATCTACTTCATCCGCCTGCCGGACCTCTACCTCATGTATGCCGAACTGCTGAAGGACACCGATCCGCAGACCGCCCTCGAATACGTCAACAAGGTGAAGCGCCGCGCCTACAACTATCCGCCCGACGCCCCCTCGCCCGTCGACTACACGAGCCTCACCGACCGCACCAACGCCGTCGACCCCGCCGACCACCTGGCCAACGATCCGCTGCTCTACGAGCGCTGGGCCGAATTCTTCGGCGAGATGCGCTGGTGGGAGGACGTACGCCGCCTGCGCCTGGGCAAGAAGGAGGCCGACTACTACAAGACGGTCTCCGGCCCGGGAGCGGCCAAGACCAACATCGTGTGGAAGGATACCAACTACGCCATGCCGATTCCCACATCCGAATTCGAATCCAACCCGAATCCGGCCATGTGCCAGACCCCGGGTTATTGA
- a CDS encoding dienelactone hydrolase family protein: MKNFHHLPPVFILSLLLPFLTQGREPSASRSDTLWASLAPYCTPPTEYAGRYGDYRSPLRFYDGTPVKKPTDWQRRREEIRERWMTMMGPWPPPVKRNEMTILDTLRKERYAQHRVRLRWTPGEETEGYLLLPYATAAGHRTHPAVITVFYEPETSVGIGGKPHRDFGRLLADRGFVVLSVGTARATREKTYSLFYPDIDSAVVEPLSMLACAAANALGSLALRPEVDPDRIGIAGHSFGGKWAMFASCLCDGFACAAWSDPGIVFDESKSAVNYWEPYYLGYVAPPWRKRGDITPENPACGLYPRLVREGYDLHELHALMAPRPFLVSGGSCDPAERWIALNHTIAVNRLLGFENRVLMTNRPEHSPNAESNEILCRFFEYFLRPTP, translated from the coding sequence ATGAAAAATTTCCACCACCTTCCGCCAGTCTTCATCCTTTCGCTCCTTCTCCCTTTTCTGACACAGGGAAGAGAACCCTCCGCCAGCCGGAGCGACACGCTGTGGGCTTCCCTGGCCCCCTACTGCACCCCTCCGACCGAATATGCCGGCCGCTACGGCGACTACCGCAGCCCCCTCCGATTCTACGACGGCACCCCCGTGAAGAAACCGACCGACTGGCAGCGCCGCCGCGAGGAGATACGCGAACGGTGGATGACGATGATGGGACCGTGGCCTCCTCCCGTGAAACGGAACGAAATGACGATACTCGACACCCTCCGCAAAGAGCGCTACGCACAGCACCGCGTACGCCTGCGCTGGACACCCGGCGAAGAGACCGAAGGATACCTGTTGCTCCCTTACGCAACCGCCGCCGGCCACCGTACCCATCCGGCCGTCATCACCGTATTCTACGAACCGGAAACCTCTGTGGGGATCGGCGGCAAACCGCACCGGGATTTCGGACGTCTGCTGGCCGACCGGGGATTCGTGGTGCTCTCGGTTGGCACAGCCCGCGCCACCCGCGAAAAGACCTACTCCCTTTTCTACCCCGACATCGACAGCGCCGTCGTCGAACCGCTCTCCATGCTGGCCTGTGCAGCGGCCAATGCACTCGGCTCGCTGGCACTCCGTCCGGAAGTCGACCCGGACAGAATTGGAATCGCGGGCCACTCCTTCGGCGGTAAATGGGCCATGTTCGCCTCCTGCCTCTGCGACGGATTCGCTTGTGCGGCATGGTCCGACCCGGGCATCGTCTTCGACGAATCGAAATCCGCGGTCAACTACTGGGAACCCTACTATCTGGGCTATGTCGCCCCGCCCTGGCGCAAACGGGGCGACATCACGCCCGAAAATCCCGCCTGCGGCCTCTATCCCCGACTGGTACGGGAAGGATACGACCTGCACGAACTGCACGCCTTAATGGCTCCGCGCCCGTTCCTCGTGTCGGGCGGCTCGTGCGATCCCGCCGAACGCTGGATAGCCCTCAACCACACGATCGCTGTAAACCGTCTGCTGGGTTTCGAGAACCGGGTTCTGATGACTAACCGCCCGGAACACTCACCGAACGCCGAATCGAACGAAATTCTTTGCCGGTTCTTCGAATACTTTCTCCGGCCGACCCCCTGA
- a CDS encoding polysaccharide lyase family 8 super-sandwich domain-containing protein — MRKTLLSLLFLLPCLAARPAQDDFGKIRERLYEITLYHTPRPACSLEEIIAAFDPQRGLFTDLDYTNQDRALWHPGIHWRRLTELACQYRLPGSPHYRSPRLREYILKGIDYWLAHTVECVNRWWNYMGVPYEMGKVFILMRDELPEGLIASCKERMLPGVRPDAYYFHTKATGQNLLWLTTIHIYASALTDDAAGLERAYRTAAGEIVVTTGEGIQPDFSFHQHDAQSYAFGYGKQFSLSAAQIVYSASGTRYALPEEKIRILSRYLLDGQQWCTHGRLLEYTAMGREISRREEKTGALVTACRLMRKADPSRAAEYDRFIAQLETGHRSRPLTGNRYFPRIDLMVQHSPGFFFSIKGVSDRIAATESGNRENLKGYYLSKGTQFISRRGDEYEGIFPLWDWEMLPGSLNTHSGNPLPVFKWRIGTWGNTPFVYGVSDSLRGCFAFDYRMDSVTARRGWFLWEDGVACLVSGLDFETVHPVLQTLNQCYARGPVLTDGRPMPDTDARGRYRTVWHDSVTYCLPGNREALVFAGRRSGTWYDINQSMPQDTVSARLFSLALDLGRTSRDGSFHCLILPGTGPGEATPARIGRFRVLRNDRDVQAVWNRSCDQVQIVAYRPAHIALPWNGRSVRLTAPALLLVGREGRTLRITRFDPSTGRRLTETCPLNRDLAF, encoded by the coding sequence ATGCGAAAAACCCTCCTCTCCCTGCTGTTCCTGCTTCCCTGCCTGGCCGCCCGTCCGGCGCAGGACGACTTCGGTAAGATCCGCGAAAGACTCTACGAGATCACCCTCTACCACACGCCCCGCCCGGCCTGCTCCCTCGAAGAGATCATCGCCGCCTTCGACCCGCAGCGGGGCCTCTTCACCGACCTCGACTACACCAACCAGGACCGTGCCCTCTGGCACCCGGGCATCCACTGGCGGCGTCTCACCGAACTGGCCTGCCAGTACCGCCTGCCCGGCTCGCCCCACTACCGTTCGCCCCGCCTGCGCGAGTACATCCTCAAGGGGATCGACTACTGGCTCGCCCACACCGTCGAGTGCGTCAACCGCTGGTGGAACTACATGGGCGTCCCCTACGAGATGGGCAAGGTCTTCATCCTCATGCGCGACGAGCTTCCCGAGGGGCTGATCGCCTCCTGCAAGGAACGCATGCTGCCCGGCGTGCGCCCCGACGCCTACTATTTCCACACGAAAGCCACCGGACAGAACCTGCTGTGGCTCACCACCATCCACATCTACGCCTCGGCCCTCACCGACGACGCCGCAGGGCTCGAACGGGCCTACCGCACGGCCGCGGGCGAAATCGTCGTCACCACGGGCGAGGGTATCCAGCCCGACTTCAGCTTCCACCAGCACGACGCCCAGTCCTACGCCTTCGGCTACGGCAAACAATTCAGCCTCTCGGCGGCCCAGATCGTCTACTCCGCCTCGGGCACCCGCTACGCCCTGCCCGAAGAGAAGATCCGCATCCTCTCCCGCTACCTGCTCGACGGCCAGCAGTGGTGCACCCACGGCCGCCTGCTCGAATACACCGCCATGGGCCGCGAAATCTCCCGCCGGGAGGAGAAGACCGGCGCCCTGGTCACGGCCTGCCGCCTGATGCGGAAAGCCGACCCGTCCCGGGCCGCCGAATACGACCGGTTCATCGCCCAGCTCGAAACCGGACACCGCTCCCGCCCCCTGACCGGCAACCGCTACTTTCCCCGCATCGACCTGATGGTCCAGCACTCCCCCGGCTTCTTCTTCAGCATCAAGGGGGTCTCCGATCGGATCGCCGCCACCGAATCCGGCAACCGCGAGAACCTCAAGGGCTACTACCTGAGCAAGGGGACCCAGTTCATTTCCCGCCGCGGGGACGAGTACGAAGGCATCTTCCCGCTCTGGGACTGGGAGATGCTGCCCGGCTCGCTCAACACCCACAGCGGCAACCCGCTTCCGGTCTTCAAATGGCGGATCGGCACCTGGGGCAACACCCCCTTCGTCTACGGCGTGAGCGACAGCCTCCGCGGCTGCTTCGCCTTCGACTACCGCATGGACAGCGTCACGGCCCGCCGGGGCTGGTTCCTCTGGGAGGACGGCGTGGCCTGCCTCGTCTCGGGGCTCGATTTCGAGACCGTCCACCCGGTCCTCCAGACCCTCAACCAGTGCTACGCCCGCGGCCCCGTCCTCACCGACGGCCGGCCGATGCCCGATACCGATGCCCGGGGCCGGTACCGCACCGTCTGGCACGATTCGGTCACCTACTGCCTGCCCGGCAACCGCGAGGCGCTCGTCTTCGCGGGCCGACGGAGCGGCACGTGGTACGACATCAACCAGTCCATGCCGCAGGACACCGTCTCGGCGCGCCTCTTCTCGCTGGCCCTCGACCTGGGCCGCACCTCCCGCGACGGCTCGTTCCACTGCCTCATCCTGCCCGGCACGGGCCCCGGAGAGGCCACCCCGGCCCGCATCGGACGCTTCCGCGTCCTGCGCAACGACCGGGACGTCCAGGCCGTCTGGAACCGCTCCTGCGACCAGGTGCAGATCGTCGCCTACCGCCCGGCCCACATCGCCCTGCCGTGGAACGGCCGCTCCGTCCGCCTCACGGCCCCCGCCCTGCTTCTCGTCGGCCGCGAGGGCCGCACGCTCCGCATCACCCGCTTCGACCCCTCCACCGGCCGCCGCCTCACCGAAACCTGCCCCCTGAACCGCGACCTCGCCTTCTGA
- a CDS encoding alpha/beta hydrolase, which produces MKKMICMAAALWFMAAGLFAQRVDTVEVKSAAMNAAFKCVVVLPAGYDENVRERYPVVYLLHGHGGRYNSWIKLKPELPQIASQRGMIIVCPDAKNSWYWDSPVDPGSRFETYVAKEVPAYVDRKYRTKADPKGRAVAGLSMGGHGALWLAFRHPDVFGACGSMSGGVDIRPFPENWHMAQSLGSYYRNPKVWDEHTVMEQLYRVKPGSLAIIVDCGTEDFFYEVNQELHRRMLYRNIRHDFITRPGAHNSKYWKQAVLYQLLFFDDFFKGGKAL; this is translated from the coding sequence ATGAAGAAAATGATTTGCATGGCGGCGGCCCTGTGGTTCATGGCGGCCGGCCTTTTCGCCCAGCGGGTGGACACGGTGGAGGTGAAGAGTGCGGCGATGAACGCCGCGTTCAAGTGCGTGGTGGTGCTGCCGGCCGGGTATGACGAGAATGTGCGGGAGCGTTATCCCGTGGTCTATCTGCTGCACGGGCACGGCGGGCGTTACAACAGCTGGATCAAGCTGAAACCCGAGCTGCCGCAGATCGCCTCGCAGAGGGGAATGATTATCGTGTGTCCCGATGCGAAGAACAGCTGGTACTGGGACAGTCCGGTCGATCCGGGCAGCCGTTTCGAGACCTACGTGGCCAAAGAGGTGCCCGCCTACGTGGACCGGAAGTACCGCACGAAGGCCGATCCGAAGGGGCGGGCCGTCGCCGGGCTGAGCATGGGCGGGCACGGTGCGCTGTGGCTGGCCTTCCGGCATCCCGACGTGTTCGGGGCCTGCGGGTCGATGAGCGGAGGGGTGGATATACGGCCCTTCCCCGAGAACTGGCATATGGCGCAGAGCCTGGGCAGCTACTACCGCAATCCGAAGGTGTGGGACGAACACACGGTGATGGAGCAGCTCTACCGGGTGAAGCCGGGTTCGCTGGCCATTATCGTGGACTGCGGCACGGAGGATTTCTTCTACGAGGTGAACCAGGAGCTGCACCGGAGAATGCTCTACCGGAATATCAGGCACGACTTCATCACGCGGCCCGGGGCGCACAACTCGAAATACTGGAAGCAGGCGGTGCTGTACCAGCTGCTCTTCTTCGACGACTTCTTCAAGGGAGGGAAGGCGCTGTAA
- a CDS encoding thymidine kinase, with product MFLENASRAGWIEVICGSMFSGKTEELIRRLKRAKFANQRVEIFKPQMDTRYSAEDVVSHDANAIRSTPVDSPGNILLLASDVDVVGIDEAQFFDAGIVQVCKQLADNGVRVIVAGLDMDFQGNPFGPMPQLMATAEYVTKVHAICVRCGNLAHHSHRLASDDKLVMLGEKESYEPICRHCFNQSRRER from the coding sequence ATGTTTCTGGAAAATGCCAGCCGCGCCGGCTGGATCGAAGTGATATGCGGCTCCATGTTCTCCGGCAAGACCGAAGAGCTGATCCGGCGGCTGAAACGGGCCAAATTCGCCAACCAGCGGGTCGAGATCTTCAAGCCCCAGATGGACACGCGCTACTCGGCCGAAGACGTCGTCTCCCACGACGCCAACGCCATCCGTTCCACCCCGGTCGACTCCCCGGGCAACATCCTCCTGCTGGCCTCCGACGTCGACGTGGTGGGCATCGACGAGGCCCAGTTCTTCGACGCGGGCATCGTGCAGGTCTGCAAGCAGCTGGCCGACAACGGCGTGCGGGTCATCGTCGCCGGCCTCGACATGGACTTCCAGGGCAACCCCTTCGGACCCATGCCCCAGCTGATGGCCACCGCCGAGTACGTCACCAAGGTCCACGCCATCTGCGTCCGCTGCGGCAACCTGGCCCACCATTCCCACCGCCTGGCCTCCGACGACAAACTGGTCATGCTCGGCGAAAAAGAGAGCTACGAACCCATCTGCCGCCACTGTTTCAACCAGTCCCGCCGGGAGAGATAA
- a CDS encoding DUF6712 family protein gives MGWLLMTPHEVAEIAFRGAEAVDGSLIGEAPIVTAQYKFVRPVLGGLCGAMLEGRYAELLDGYVKAPLAHYVKWLVLPRLSVQCGAIGTVQFRGECFTAVDGGSLAALRRQVKSDAQALMMRAVERIESSPGEFPEYDPERNVLRRVRLLGDWVL, from the coding sequence ATGGGATGGTTGTTGATGACGCCGCACGAGGTGGCGGAGATCGCCTTCCGGGGTGCGGAGGCGGTGGACGGGAGCCTGATCGGGGAGGCCCCGATCGTGACGGCCCAGTATAAGTTCGTCCGTCCGGTACTGGGCGGGCTCTGCGGGGCGATGCTGGAGGGCCGCTATGCGGAGCTGCTGGACGGGTACGTGAAGGCGCCGCTGGCCCATTACGTGAAGTGGCTGGTGCTGCCGAGGCTGAGCGTGCAGTGCGGGGCGATCGGGACGGTGCAGTTCCGGGGAGAGTGTTTCACGGCGGTGGACGGAGGGTCGCTCGCCGCGCTCAGGCGGCAGGTGAAAAGCGATGCGCAGGCGCTGATGATGCGGGCGGTGGAGCGGATCGAGTCGTCGCCGGGGGAGTTCCCGGAGTACGATCCGGAGCGGAACGTGCTCCGCAGGGTGCGTCTGCTCGGGGATTGGGTGTTGTGA